One stretch of Flavobacterium sp. 9 DNA includes these proteins:
- a CDS encoding helix-turn-helix domain-containing protein produces the protein MQLIHHCPKTKAKLIFTHQESTPSYFNKNGLNEDLLLTIALNGEQSQQIVINGELHEFPPYSIIPLVSAQDYSFEKPEQITAWQYSRDFYCNVDSNFEISCFGVLFFGFRGSQFLNMKEECREKFNILKQLFIEEFETIDTIQTDMLQMLLKRLIILTTRLAKEQYLAGKFYEEEKFDLIRQFNILVDKDFKNQHQVSYYAGQLYKTPKTLTRIFNGFNYSSPSVIIQDRIIMEAKRLFTYTTLSIKEIAYELGFRDAGHFSRFFKNATNLKPSDFRKQQ, from the coding sequence ATGCAGCTTATACACCATTGTCCAAAGACTAAAGCCAAACTGATTTTTACACATCAGGAATCCACGCCATCCTATTTCAATAAAAATGGACTCAATGAAGACCTGCTTCTCACCATTGCCCTTAACGGAGAACAGTCTCAGCAGATTGTCATCAATGGGGAACTTCATGAATTTCCTCCCTACTCTATTATACCGCTGGTTTCTGCCCAGGATTATAGTTTTGAAAAACCAGAACAGATTACAGCGTGGCAGTATTCAAGGGATTTTTACTGCAACGTAGACAGCAATTTTGAAATTAGCTGTTTTGGTGTGCTGTTTTTTGGTTTTAGAGGAAGTCAGTTCCTAAATATGAAAGAAGAATGCAGGGAAAAATTTAATATACTCAAACAGCTCTTTATCGAAGAATTTGAAACCATCGATACCATTCAGACTGATATGCTGCAAATGCTCCTTAAGAGACTTATAATTTTAACTACCCGACTGGCTAAGGAGCAGTATTTGGCAGGGAAATTTTATGAAGAAGAAAAATTTGATCTTATAAGGCAGTTTAATATTCTGGTGGATAAGGACTTTAAAAATCAGCATCAGGTAAGCTATTACGCAGGACAGCTTTACAAAACTCCCAAAACGCTCACCAGAATTTTTAATGGGTTCAATTACAGCTCTCCCTCAGTCATTATTCAGGATCGTATTATAATGGAAGCCAAAAGACTTTTTACCTATACAACGCTTTCTATTAAAGAAATAGCCTATGAACTGGGTTTTCGCGATGCAGGACATTTTAGCAGATTTTTTAAAAATGCCACTAACCTGAAACCCTCTGATTTCAGGAAGCAGCAATAA
- a CDS encoding DUF1826 domain-containing protein — translation MSNTFSDNSQIGLVSTFSELINTDFKGEMNALCWHRKLDGDFNEIVAQLSLEDNITEVCPEDLIALQLSEKGNIAREIILNDLQLLADFGASPSLNLLKCYERDDEFDFISTDVYSFHVDRSPIATDTFLCTYHGAASDIVSNSEAEQKVLIPEIRAKLKELHDGPAEEFEDFLKENYFDLHYQLNTDAKPVNLGLGHLWRLAVDHPKQEVLPCIHRAPVENEGEYRLLLIC, via the coding sequence ATGAGCAATACATTTTCTGACAACAGCCAAATAGGATTAGTTTCTACTTTCTCTGAGCTTATAAATACCGATTTCAAAGGAGAAATGAATGCGCTATGTTGGCACAGAAAATTGGATGGCGATTTTAATGAGATCGTAGCTCAACTATCTCTGGAAGATAATATTACAGAAGTTTGTCCCGAAGATCTAATCGCGCTCCAACTATCCGAAAAAGGAAATATAGCAAGGGAAATAATCTTAAACGATTTACAATTATTAGCGGATTTTGGCGCTTCGCCTTCTCTTAATTTACTAAAGTGTTATGAACGTGATGACGAATTTGATTTCATATCGACTGATGTGTATTCGTTTCATGTTGATCGTTCGCCTATTGCAACAGATACTTTTTTATGTACTTATCACGGAGCTGCAAGTGATATTGTTTCTAATTCGGAAGCAGAACAAAAAGTCCTGATTCCGGAAATTCGCGCAAAGCTAAAAGAACTGCATGATGGACCAGCAGAAGAATTCGAAGACTTTTTGAAGGAAAATTATTTTGATTTGCATTATCAGTTAAATACAGATGCAAAACCTGTTAATCTAGGTTTAGGACATCTTTGGCGACTTGCTGTAGATCATCCAAAACAAGAAGTTTTGCCTTGTATTCATAGAGCACCAGTAGAAAATGAAGGAGAATATAGGTTGTTGTTGATTTGTTAA
- a CDS encoding cupin domain-containing protein, translating to MPVKGQKLENPHTGDTYEFLETAADTNGNYIKVMVTLKSKGIRMPDHIHPLQDEFFEVISGKLTIIDRGEKVVIYPGGERFFPCDQPHNHYNDHLGKVIFIQTVSPALDFDYLLETLHGLSCDGKIRKGKIGFLQQMVLLKYIESKRVLADVPLGFQNALVNALAPVGRILGYRAIYKKYSGIEK from the coding sequence ATGCCAGTCAAAGGTCAGAAACTTGAGAATCCCCATACAGGAGATACGTATGAATTTTTAGAAACGGCTGCCGATACAAATGGAAATTATATCAAGGTGATGGTTACTTTGAAATCAAAGGGAATTCGGATGCCAGATCATATTCATCCGCTTCAGGATGAATTTTTTGAAGTGATTTCCGGTAAGCTCACAATTATAGACAGAGGTGAGAAAGTGGTTATCTATCCTGGTGGAGAAAGGTTTTTTCCTTGCGATCAACCGCACAATCATTACAATGATCATCTTGGTAAAGTAATTTTTATCCAAACCGTTTCACCGGCATTAGACTTTGATTATCTCTTGGAAACCCTGCACGGACTCAGCTGTGATGGTAAAATAAGAAAAGGAAAAATTGGTTTTCTGCAGCAGATGGTACTGCTTAAATATATAGAAAGTAAAAGGGTGTTGGCCGATGTTCCCCTGGGATTTCAGAATGCTCTGGTGAATGCGCTTGCACCGGTTGGGCGTATTTTAGGGTATAGAGCAATCTATAAAAAGTATTCCGGGATCGAGAAATAA
- a CDS encoding polysaccharide lyase: MKKLLKLTSMLFITALVFNSCEKEQDLNAQQSVNKDETQIVNNELQENTKKAAASAAAALAGSAGSRTITLQTNTLSCPGGLCTSYGVWSEGVYTVWFQMKFNSGFYWSRGGKCGYGILIGDQNTGGDPGWDGNGGSARFMWYCPNGSNSAKGSGAYLQPYVYYRDQPGQFGNDFGKKYFIQEGVTYNCQISVKLNTGSSTNGYVKYYVNGTELLNQTIRWVTNDSKRNVNAVSLHTFRGGSQEYWKAPVTSSITYPSASWDAQ, translated from the coding sequence ATGAAAAAATTATTAAAATTAACAAGTATGCTATTTATTACAGCATTAGTGTTTAACTCCTGCGAAAAGGAACAAGATTTAAATGCGCAACAAAGCGTTAACAAAGACGAAACACAAATCGTCAACAATGAATTACAAGAAAACACTAAAAAAGCCGCTGCGTCAGCTGCTGCTGCATTAGCCGGTAGCGCCGGATCGAGAACTATCACATTACAAACCAATACATTATCATGTCCAGGCGGTTTATGTACATCTTATGGAGTTTGGTCAGAAGGCGTTTATACCGTTTGGTTCCAGATGAAATTTAATTCCGGTTTTTATTGGAGCCGAGGCGGTAAATGCGGATACGGAATATTAATTGGCGATCAAAATACCGGTGGTGATCCGGGATGGGACGGAAATGGCGGTAGCGCAAGATTTATGTGGTATTGTCCAAACGGATCAAATTCTGCTAAAGGAAGTGGAGCTTATCTTCAGCCTTATGTATATTACAGAGATCAGCCGGGACAATTTGGTAATGATTTTGGGAAAAAGTACTTCATACAAGAGGGAGTTACTTACAATTGCCAGATATCTGTTAAGTTAAACACTGGATCAAGTACCAACGGATATGTAAAATATTATGTAAACGGTACAGAGTTATTGAATCAAACCATTCGTTGGGTAACTAATGATTCTAAGCGAAATGTAAATGCGGTAAGTCTTCACACTTTCCGTGGTGGAAGTCAGGAATACTGGAAAGCTCCGGTAACAAGTTCTATTACTTATCCTAGCGCTTCTTGGGATGCCCAATAG
- a CDS encoding rod shape-determining protein codes for MGLFDFMIVEIAMDLGTANTLIIYDGKIVVDSPSIVARDIRNGKIIAVGKEASLMQGKTHENIKTIRPLKDGVIADFDASEKMISWFIKNIPELKKNFFTPALRMIVCIPSGITEVEMRAVKESCERVNGKEVFLIHEPMAAAIGMGLDVMLPQGNIIVDVGGGTTEIAVIALGGIICDKSIKIAGDVFTNDILYYMRTHHNLYIGEASAEAIKIDVGAAMEELEMAPDDITVRGRDLLTGKPKEVHVSYREIAKALDKSIQRIEDAIMVTLSLTPPELAADIYNAGLYLAGGGALLRGLDKRISQKTELPVFIAEDPLRAVVRGTGIVLKNISKYKSVLIK; via the coding sequence ATGGGCTTATTTGATTTTATGATAGTGGAAATAGCTATGGATTTGGGAACAGCTAATACTTTAATAATTTATGATGGAAAAATCGTAGTAGACAGTCCGTCAATTGTGGCAAGGGATATTAGAAATGGAAAAATTATTGCTGTAGGTAAAGAAGCTAGTTTAATGCAGGGTAAAACACACGAAAATATTAAAACAATCCGACCGCTAAAAGATGGGGTTATTGCAGATTTTGATGCCTCGGAGAAAATGATCAGCTGGTTTATAAAAAATATACCAGAATTAAAGAAGAACTTTTTTACGCCTGCACTGCGAATGATTGTATGTATTCCTAGTGGTATAACGGAAGTAGAAATGAGAGCTGTAAAGGAGTCTTGCGAAAGAGTTAATGGTAAAGAAGTATTTTTAATTCATGAGCCTATGGCAGCTGCTATTGGAATGGGGCTTGATGTTATGCTTCCTCAAGGAAACATCATTGTAGATGTTGGAGGAGGAACTACCGAAATTGCCGTTATTGCTCTTGGAGGTATAATTTGTGACAAATCGATAAAAATTGCCGGTGATGTTTTTACCAATGATATATTGTATTACATGAGAACACATCATAATTTGTATATTGGAGAGGCGTCTGCAGAGGCAATAAAAATTGATGTTGGAGCTGCTATGGAAGAACTTGAAATGGCTCCTGATGACATAACGGTTCGCGGAAGAGATCTTCTTACCGGAAAACCTAAGGAGGTACACGTTAGTTATCGTGAAATTGCAAAAGCTTTAGATAAATCAATACAAAGAATTGAAGATGCTATTATGGTGACGCTTTCATTGACGCCGCCAGAACTTGCTGCCGACATTTATAATGCAGGATTGTATCTCGCAGGTGGAGGAGCACTGTTGCGCGGTCTCGATAAAAGGATATCTCAGAAAACAGAATTACCCGTATTCATTGCAGAAGACCCTTTAAGAGCGGTGGTTAGAGGCACGGGAATTGTTTTAAAAAACATATCTAAATATAAAAGTGTACTTATAAAATAG
- a CDS encoding NAD(P)/FAD-dependent oxidoreductase — protein sequence METTSRRNFIKQTGMALGAVMLPLSVFSFKKQYTMKDVSLFDVIIIGGSYAGLSAGMALGRALKKVLIVDSGQPCNIQTPHSHNFLTQDGKAPKEIAALGKEEVLKYKTVHFHEGHAVMASKVSEGFEVCMLSGVVFRAKKLIFATGVKDIMPQLDGFSACWGKSIIHCPFCHGYEVKNQPTGILGNGDAGFEFAKMLSNWTQDLTLFTNGPATFTDAQLKKLQYHHITIIEQPIAYFEHQNGYLKQIVFSDLTDHPISVLYAKLPFVQQSVLPLALGCDLTVQGLIKVNEFQKTSVYGISACGDNANPLRSVSNAVASGTVAGAMINKELTDDTF from the coding sequence ATGGAAACAACGTCGAGAAGAAATTTTATAAAACAAACAGGAATGGCACTTGGTGCAGTGATGCTGCCTTTGAGTGTATTCTCATTTAAAAAACAATATACTATGAAGGATGTATCTCTTTTTGATGTCATTATAATCGGTGGAAGTTATGCCGGACTTTCTGCAGGAATGGCTTTAGGCAGGGCTTTGAAAAAAGTATTAATTGTAGACAGTGGCCAGCCGTGTAATATACAGACACCACATTCTCATAATTTCCTGACTCAGGATGGTAAAGCACCAAAAGAGATTGCAGCTCTTGGTAAAGAAGAAGTATTAAAATACAAGACGGTACACTTTCATGAGGGACATGCTGTCATGGCTAGTAAAGTCAGCGAAGGATTTGAAGTGTGTATGCTTTCCGGCGTTGTTTTCCGGGCTAAGAAACTCATTTTTGCTACGGGAGTTAAAGATATTATGCCTCAATTGGATGGTTTTTCAGCTTGTTGGGGTAAATCTATAATTCATTGTCCTTTCTGTCATGGTTATGAGGTTAAAAACCAACCAACAGGAATTCTTGGCAATGGAGATGCGGGATTTGAATTTGCCAAGATGCTTTCGAACTGGACTCAGGATCTTACCTTGTTTACAAACGGCCCTGCCACATTTACAGACGCACAGTTGAAAAAATTACAGTACCATCATATAACCATTATCGAACAGCCGATTGCTTATTTTGAACATCAGAACGGATATCTGAAACAGATTGTATTTTCTGATTTAACCGATCATCCAATCAGTGTCTTATATGCGAAGCTGCCTTTTGTACAGCAAAGTGTTCTTCCTTTGGCACTTGGCTGTGACCTTACTGTCCAGGGACTTATTAAAGTCAATGAGTTTCAGAAAACTTCTGTGTACGGTATTTCCGCCTGCGGTGACAATGCTAATCCTTTACGATCTGTTTCAAATGCTGTCGCATCGGGCACAGTAGCGGGAGCGATGATCAATAAGGAGCTTACAGATGATACTTTTTAA